One Actinomycetota bacterium genomic region harbors:
- a CDS encoding heme o synthase: MTAVRRLSALTTGLTLALLTLGGAVRATGSGLGCPDWPTCHGRLLPPLEFHAVVEYSHRMLAALVGLIILSTAIAATVAARRDGPQFRGLRTTAWVAVALVVAQGALGGAVVARELDPLLVTLHLALAMTFLAVVVALTVRSWEAPAAQAGSAEGPSGGDASEAEAKAVRVLKPMALAAAAGTFFLMMAGAWMRGSGRSLVFRDWPLMDGRVIPPLNSATLPAFVHRVLAALLLAHVVAMAVLLRRHPRRAVRVVSVLAAAAFVAQVIAGAGNVLTDLEPASVAAHVGLAAASWACLVALVAMARETTSSGGRAAAYLQLTKPRIVVLLLITTVPAMVLAAGRMPSLWLVAATLAGGMLTAGSANSINQFLERDIDRKMQRTRRRPLPDHRVAPRNALIFGIVLGVAGFAWLVLTVNLLSALLAASAIGFYVGVYTLLLKRSTPQNIVIGGAAGAVPVLVGWAAVKGSLAPAAWIMFAIIFVWTPPHFWALAMKYRDDYAAAGVPMMPVARGVESTSRQILTYTVVLVPVTLLLKPVGSLGLLYGVAAAGLGAVFVLFAVRLWREQTVEAAMKLFRYSISYLALLFASIAADRLLLGT; encoded by the coding sequence TTGACCGCCGTTCGCCGCCTGTCCGCACTCACGACCGGGCTGACGCTTGCGCTGCTCACGCTCGGAGGAGCGGTCCGTGCGACGGGCTCCGGACTCGGCTGCCCCGACTGGCCGACGTGCCACGGACGGCTTCTCCCGCCGCTGGAGTTCCACGCGGTGGTGGAGTACTCGCACCGGATGCTGGCGGCGCTGGTCGGGCTGATCATTCTGTCCACGGCCATCGCCGCCACCGTTGCAGCGCGGCGGGACGGTCCGCAGTTTCGGGGACTCCGGACGACCGCCTGGGTCGCCGTTGCCCTCGTCGTCGCCCAGGGAGCCCTCGGCGGCGCGGTCGTCGCGCGGGAGCTGGACCCCCTTCTCGTCACGCTGCACCTGGCGCTTGCGATGACGTTCCTCGCGGTGGTCGTGGCGCTGACCGTCCGGTCGTGGGAGGCGCCCGCCGCGCAAGCCGGCTCAGCCGAGGGCCCGTCCGGCGGCGACGCGTCAGAGGCGGAGGCCAAAGCGGTCCGCGTCCTCAAGCCGATGGCCCTCGCCGCGGCGGCCGGGACCTTCTTCCTGATGATGGCGGGGGCCTGGATGCGGGGGTCCGGTCGCTCGCTGGTGTTCCGCGACTGGCCCCTCATGGACGGCCGCGTCATCCCGCCTCTCAACTCCGCGACGCTTCCGGCGTTCGTCCACCGCGTTCTCGCGGCGCTGCTGCTCGCCCACGTCGTGGCCATGGCGGTCCTTTTGCGCAGGCACCCGAGGCGGGCCGTCAGGGTCGTCTCGGTCCTGGCCGCCGCCGCGTTCGTGGCGCAGGTAATCGCCGGTGCGGGCAACGTCCTGACCGACCTGGAGCCGGCTTCAGTGGCGGCCCACGTCGGCCTGGCCGCCGCCAGCTGGGCGTGCCTCGTCGCCCTGGTCGCCATGGCGCGGGAAACCACCAGCTCGGGGGGCCGGGCGGCTGCCTACCTGCAGCTGACCAAGCCGCGCATCGTGGTGCTGCTGCTGATCACGACGGTGCCCGCAATGGTCCTGGCGGCGGGACGGATGCCGTCCCTGTGGCTCGTCGCCGCCACGCTGGCTGGAGGAATGCTGACGGCCGGCAGCGCCAACTCGATCAACCAGTTCCTGGAACGGGACATCGACCGCAAGATGCAGCGGACCCGCCGGCGCCCCCTCCCGGACCACCGTGTGGCCCCGCGCAACGCCCTGATCTTCGGGATAGTCCTCGGCGTCGCCGGCTTCGCCTGGCTCGTGCTGACTGTGAACCTTCTCAGCGCCCTGCTGGCCGCTTCTGCCATCGGCTTCTACGTCGGGGTCTACACGCTTCTGCTCAAGCGGTCGACCCCGCAGAACATCGTGATCGGCGGTGCCGCCGGCGCCGTCCCGGTGCTCGTGGGGTGGGCGGCCGTGAAAGGCAGCCTTGCCCCCGCGGCATGGATCATGTTCGCCATCATCTTCGTCTGGACACCCCCGCACTTCTGGGCCCTGGCCATGAAGTACCGCGACGACTACGCGGCGGCGGGCGTGCCGATGATGCCGGTGGCGAGGGGAGTGGAATCGACGTCCAGGCAGATCCTGACTTACACCGTGGTCCTGGTCCCGGTGACCCTGCTGCTCAAGCCCGTGGGGAGCCTCGGCCTCCTGTACGGGGTGGCGGCGGCCGGGCTCGGAGCGGTCTTCGTCCTGTTCGCGGTGCGTCTGTGGCGGGAGCAGACGGTCGAGGCGGCGATGAAGCTGTTCCGGTACTCCATCAGCTATCTGGCCCTGCTGTTCGCCTCCATCGCCGCCGACCGGCTCCTTTTGGGGACGTAG
- the mazF gene encoding endoribonuclease MazF — translation MVVAEYVPDRGEIVWLHFNPQAGHEQAGRRPALTLSPRSYNRKVGLALFCPITSNVKGYPFEVELPRGLKAEGAVLCDQIKSLDWRVRRAERLCPAPAEVLEEATAKILVLVDPG, via the coding sequence CTGGTAGTGGCTGAGTACGTGCCGGACCGCGGCGAGATCGTCTGGCTGCATTTCAATCCGCAGGCGGGACATGAGCAGGCGGGCCGCAGGCCGGCTTTGACCTTGTCACCGCGGTCCTACAACCGGAAGGTCGGGTTGGCGCTGTTCTGTCCAATCACTTCGAACGTGAAGGGGTATCCGTTCGAGGTCGAGCTGCCGCGAGGGTTGAAGGCGGAGGGTGCGGTGCTCTGCGACCAGATCAAGAGCCTGGACTGGCGGGTGCGCCGGGCGGAGCGGCTGTGTCCGGCGCCCGCAGAGGTGCTGGAGGAGGCTACGGCGAAGATCCTGGTGTTGGTGGATCCGGGATGA